The following coding sequences lie in one Drosophila sulfurigaster albostrigata strain 15112-1811.04 chromosome 2R, ASM2355843v2, whole genome shotgun sequence genomic window:
- the LOC133838820 gene encoding uncharacterized protein LOC133838820, with product MDIFENTFVRGPSPSYSDEANSETALSVTLPIGAADMDLGRIDSKTDTVNYFDEKMNCSYDNDSCSHLHPVRQGRNSFAFWTAVVVLLLLTIGNLILTLTIMGVLRLGKGVQGMELIPELDLIKFYDETDLDRIQTNSMGIHGFSDVPVSISSDGEDSGVNLRVFRNSNSGSITERDRVVLNKDGMVIQANLFEIKDPADRSTVFTTHRPQYSMPSGMDGVLHAKVASTSRIASPIGVPLLMDSDGHIAVKGSEGVFLDGSTIDLQVEHHVAINSTQGSTILEAGTGIFLDMVRIPIANSELGLRTGSVQYKICVCMPAGILFRIAIPRVHNGPKISCAHFDSQHDPCEVN from the coding sequence atggatATCTTTGAAAATACCTTTGTCCGAGGTCCATCGCCATCCTACTCCGACGAAGCGAACTCTGAGACAGCCTTGTCTGTCACCTTACCCATTGGCGCTGCTGACATGGACCTAGGACGCATCGATTCAAAAACGGACACGGTGAATTATTTCGATGAGAAAATGAACTGCTcctacgacaacgacagctGCTCCCATTTGCATCCTGTGCGCCAGGGACGCAATAGTTTCGCGTTTTGGACCGCTGTGGTGGTGTTGCTATTGCTTACAATTGGCAATTTAATCCTAACATTGACTATTATGGGTGTGTTACGCCTAGGCAAAGGAGTACAGGGTATGGAGCTGATTCCCGAGCtggatttaattaaattctatgaTGAAACGGATCTGGATCGCATTCAAACCAATTCCATGGGCATCCATGGTTTTTCCGATGTGCCTGTGTCGATCAGCAGTGACGGCGAAGACAGTGGCGTTAATCTGCGAGTCTTTCGCAATTCGAACAGCGGCAGCATAACCGAACGTGATCGTGTTGTGCTTAATAAGGATGGCATGGTTATACAGGCGAATCTCTTTGAGATTAAAGATCCTGCTGATCGTTCAACGGTTTTCACCACACACCGTCCACAGTATAGCATGCCGTCAGGTATGGATGGAGTGCTGCATGCAAAGGTTGCGAGCACTAGTCGCATCGCTAGTCCAATTGGTGTTCCTTTGCTCATGGATAGTGACGGCCATATTGCCGTTAAGGGCTCTGAAGGCGTATTCCTGGATGGCTCCACAATAGACCTACAGGTCGAGCATCATGTGGCCATCAATTCAACCCAAGGCTCCACCATTCTCGAGGCCGGAACAGGCATATTCCTGGATATGGTTCGCATACCAATTGCCAATTCGGAGCTGGGACTACGCACCGGGAGTGTGCAGTACAAGATTTGTGTCTGCATGCCAGCGGGCATTCTCTTTCGCATTGCAATTCCACGTGTGCATAACGGACCCAAGATATCCTGTGCCCATTTCGACAGTCAGCACGATCCATGCGAAGTTAACTAA
- the LOC133838823 gene encoding c-Myc-binding protein homolog produces MSFKPIDPKRDEIRRYLERGSVLDSLTKVFIRVIKERPENPMEYIRNNIGIVRHQHDKYERLAQDLQEANEEIQRLRAIINSINPDVLQTPHIPIDSEPTAVAEKVIDDATAAEVEVSQNTNGGDKATSSNPDELVAVVENCHIEEEEPNKAEVTKSVQDSSTQSATVQAEPSTE; encoded by the exons ATGTCCTTTAAG CCAATCGATCCCAAACGCGATGAGATACGTCGCTATCTTGAGCGCGGCAGCGTTCTCGATTCGTTGACGAAAGTCTTCATACGCGTGATCAAAGAGCGTCCGGAAAATCCAATGGAATACATTCGCAACAACATTGGAATCGTAAGGCACCAACACGACAAGTACGAGCGCCTCGCACAGGATTTGCAAGAGGCGAACGAAGAGATTCAACGTTTGCGTGCCATTATCAACAGCATAAACCCCGACGTGCTGCAGACACCACACATTCCCATAGATTCCGAGCCAACGGCAGTCGCTGAGAAGGTGATAGATGATGCAACCGCCGCCGAGGTTGAAGTCAGTCAGAATACCAATGGTGGCGATAAAGCAACATCTTCGAACCCTGATGAGTTGGTCGCCGTTGTCGAAAATTGTCACATTGAGGAGGAGGAGCCAAACAAGGCTGAGGTCACCAAGAGCGTTCAAGATAGCTCAACCCAAAGCGCAACCGTCCAAGCTGAGCCCAGCACCgaataa
- the LOC133838821 gene encoding serine/threonine-protein phosphatase alpha-2 isoform — protein sequence MGDVMNIDSIISRLLEVRGARPGKNVQLSENEIRGLCLKSREIFLSQPILLELEAPLKICGDIHGQYYDLLRLFEYGGFPPESNYLFLGDYVDRGKQSLETICLLLAYKIKYSENFFLLRGNHECASINRIYGFYDECKRRYTIKLWKTFTDCFNCLPVAAIVDEKIFCCHGGLSPDLSSMEQIRRIMRPTDVPDQGLLCDLLWSDPDKDTMGWGENDRGVSFTFGAEVVAKFLEKHEFDLICRAHQVVEDGYEFFAKRQLVTLFSAPNYCGEFDNAGAMMSVDESLMCSFQILKPADKRKK from the coding sequence ATGGGCGATGTTATGAATATCGACAGCATCATATCAAGACTTCTGGAAGTGCGTGGGGCACGGCCTGGCAAAAACGTTCAGCTCTCCGAGAATGAAATTCGTGGCCTCTGTCTGAAGTCGCGAGAGATATTTCTGTCGCAGCCCAtactgttggagctggaggCGCCATTAAAGATTTGCGGTGACATACATGGCCAATACTACGATTTGCTGCGACTGTTTGAGTACGGTGGCTTTCCACCGGAATCAAATTACCTGTTTTTGGGCGACTACGTTGATCGTGGCAAACAGTCGCTGGAAACCATCTGTTTGCTGCTCGCCTACAAGATCAAATACTCGGAGAACTTCTTTTTGTTGCGCGGCAATCATGAGTGCGCTAGCATAAATCGCATCTACGGCTTCTATGACGAATGCAAGCGTCGCTACACCATCAAATTGTGGAAGACATTCACCGACTGCTTCAACTGCTTGCCAGTGGCAGCCATTGTGGATGAGAAGATATTCTGTTGCCATGGCGGTCTCAGTCCCGACCTCTCGTCGATGGAGCAAATTCGCCGCATCATGCGACCCACTGACGTGCCAGATCAGGGCCTGCTCTGCGATCTGCTGTGGTCCGATCCGGACAAGGATACCATGGGATGGGGCGAGAATGATCGCGGTGTCAGTTTCACTTTCGGCGCCGAGGTGGTGGCCAAATTCTTGGAGAAACACGAGTTCGATCTCATTTGCCGCGCCCATCAGGTGGTCGAGGATGGCTATGAGTTCTTCGCCAAGCGACAGCTGGTCACACTCTTCTCGGCTCCCAATTATTGTGGCGAATTTGACAATGCTGGTGCGATGATGTCTGTGGATGAATCACTTATGTGCTCATTCCAGATCTTGAAACCGGCAGATAAACGTAAAAAGTAA
- the LOC133838819 gene encoding LOW QUALITY PROTEIN: sialic acid synthase (The sequence of the model RefSeq protein was modified relative to this genomic sequence to represent the inferred CDS: deleted 2 bases in 1 codon), which translates to MLLLDIITKNLSNEVYIIAEIGQNHQGSLETAKLMILEAKKAGCHCVKFQKSDLRAKFTRFALEREYVSDHAWGRTYGEHKEYLEFSKEQYRQLQAYSKEIKIDFTASAMDEKSLDFLAELKVPFIKIGSGDANNFPMLKKAAAMRMPLVISTGMQTMSTVDKIVEIMKQAGNNLFALMHCVSSYPTASSDCNLRMIPAFMTRFPGVTIGYSGHELGVSITKAAVLSGARIVERHFTLDKNQKGSDHRCSLDPIELLSLVEGINQFKANQTLCKPSYTSNEITKILGEENYELKAALADITQKEILQCELACRRKLGKSIVGARNLLKGHKLQEVDLLIKVSEPNGITAEKYFDLIGMQLLCDVNEDEPITENVLA; encoded by the exons atgttgctgctggatataataactaaaaatcTCTCGAACGAGGTCTATATAATTGCGGAAATTGGCCAAAATCATCAAGGCAGTTTAGAAACAGCTAAATTGATGATTCtggaagca aaaaaagcaggaTGTCATTGCGTTAAATTCCAAAAATCCGATTTAAGAGCAAAGTTTACACGATTCGCCCTTGAGCGAGAGTACGTCAGCGATCATGCCTGGGGAAGAACTTATGGTGAACATAAAGAATATCTGGAATTCTCCAAGGAACAATATCGCCAGCTTCAAGCCTAtagcaaagaaattaaaattgatttcacTGCCTCTGCTATGGATGAG AAATCTCTTGATTTTCTTGCCGAGCTAAAAGTACCATTCATAAAGATTGGCTCAGGAGATGCTAATAATTTTCCCATGTTAAAGAAAGCTGCTGCAATGAGGATGCCTTTAGTTATATCGACAGGAATGCAAACCATGTCAACTGTGGATAAAATCGTTGAAATAATGAAGCAAGCTGgaaacaatttgtttgctttgatgCATTGCGTTTCTTCATATCCGACTGCATCTAGTGATTGCAATTTGCGGATGATACCCGCTTTTATGACACGTTTCCCAGGTGTAACAATTGGTTACTCTGGCCATGAGTTGGGTGTCTCGATTACTAAAGCTGCCGTGTTGTCAGGAGCAAGAATAGTTGAGCGACACTTTACTTTAGATAAGAATCAAAAAGGATCTGATCATCGCTGCTCTCTTGATCCTATTGAGTTATTATCGTTAGTGGAAGGCATAAACCAATTTAAGGCCAATCAAACTCTTTGCAAACCTAGCTAtacttcaaatgaaataactaaaatattagGCGaagaaaattatgaattaaaagCAGCATTGGCAGACATTACTCAAAAGGAAATCTTGCAATGTGAACTCGCTTGTCGTCGCAAATTAGGTAAATCAATTGTGGGAGCTCGAAATTTACTGAAAGGACACAAACTCCAAGAAGtcgatttattaattaaagttagCGAACCAAACGGCATAACTgcagaaaaatattttgatttaattggcATGCAACTACTGTGTGACGTTAATGAAGACGAACCCATAACTGAGAATGTGCTGGCATAA
- the LOC133838818 gene encoding interleukin enhancer-binding factor 2 homolog → MVRGALRGGRPMRGGIRPPFKKTFVPRHPFDLTLAEVVFPKVSPAVDDSALTAALLKRNQDLSPTSAEQTAIGNLVTKVQAVLDNLVLAPGDFNTCQLEEVRQVGSFKKGTILTGNNVADVVVILKTLPTKEACEALAKKVEADLKNGMKTEVVAKGEQHTIQVHDRGFDVSNVQAKVRILIATLPQNLRKLEPEIHLDHKLMQGHLAAIRHTRWFEENAHHSSIKVLIRILKDLTKRFDAFAPLSAWMIDLIAHLAIMNNPSRQALPINMAFRRVFQLLSAGLFLPGSAGITDPTEPGHIRVHTAMTLEQQDVCCYTAQTLLRVLAHGGYKHILGLEGNTSIVREMSVWNGVVVSPLTPVYEKPTDKKEGDLEEDIEMIENENEDVGSDDAAE, encoded by the exons ATGGTCCGTGGAGCGCTACGCGGCGGCAGACCTATGCGCGGAGGCATTAGGCCGCCTTTTAAAAAGACGTTCGTACCGCGGCATCCGTTTGATTTAACATTAGCCGAAGTTGTTTTCCCCAAAGTTTCACCGGCTGTAGATGATTCTGCTCTAACTGCG GCGCTATTAAAACGTAACCAAGACCTTAGTCCAACCTCAGCGGAGCAGACAGCAATTGGTAATTTGGTTACCAAGGTGCAAGCTGTTCTAGATAACTTAGTTTTAGCCCCAGGCGATTTCAATACCTGT CAATTGGAAGAAGTGCGACAAGTGGGTTCCTTCAAAAAGGGAACAATTCTCACTGGCAACAATGTAGCCGATGTTGTTGTCATACTTAAAACACTGCCAACGAAAGAAGCCTGCGAGGCACTGGCCAAAAAAGTAGAGGCGGACCTCAAAAATGGCATGAAGACTGAAGTGGTTGCCAAGGGAGAGCAGCACACAATACAAGTACATGACCGCGGCTTCGATGTGTCCAATGTACAGGCCAAAGTGCGCATTCTGATTGCTACGTTGCCGCAAAATTTACGTAAACTAGAGCCAGAAATCCACTTGGATCATAAGCTGATGCAGGGCCATTTGGCAGCTATACGGCACACTCGCTGGTTCGAGGAAAACGCTCACCACTCTTCAATCAAAGTTCTAATTCGTATTCTTAAGGATTTGACTAAGCGATTCGATGCTTTTGCACCGCTCTCTGCTTGGATGATTGATTTAATTGCTCATTTGGCCATCATGAACAATCCCTCGCGTCAAGCGCTGCCCATCAACATGGCTTTCCGTCGTGTGTTCCAACTGCTCTCGGCTGGCCTATTCCTGCCGGGATCTGCGGGTATCACGGATCCAACTGAGCCCGGTCACATTCGGGTACATACAGCAATGACTTTAGAGCAGCAGGATGTATGCTGCTATACAGCGCAGACGTTACTGCGAGTATTGGCACATGGAGGCTACAAGCATATTCTGGGATTAGAGGGCAACACAAGTATTGTACGCGAAATGTCTGTGTGGAATGGCGTGGTTGTGTCGCCTCTAACTCCCGTGTATGAGAAGCCTACTGACAAGAAGGAAGGTGACCTGGAAGAAGATATTGAAATGATTGAGAATGAAAATGAGGATGTTGGTAGTGACGATGCTGCCGAATAA
- the LOC133838822 gene encoding LOW QUALITY PROTEIN: proteasome subunit alpha type-2 (The sequence of the model RefSeq protein was modified relative to this genomic sequence to represent the inferred CDS: deleted 1 base in 1 codon), producing the protein MATERYSFSLTTFSPSGKLVQLEYALAAVSGGAPSVGIMASNGVVIATENKYKSPLYEEHSVHRVEMINKHIGMVYSGMGPDYRLLVKKARKIAQSYYLIYKEPIPVSQLVQRVATLMQEYTQSGGVRPFGVSLLICGWDNDRPYLYQSDPSGAYFAWKATAMGKNAVNGKTFLEKRYSEDLELEDAVHTAILTLKEGFEGKMTSDNIEVGICDQNGFKRLDPSTIKDYLANIP; encoded by the exons ATGGCGACTGAACGCTACAGTTTCTCGCTAACGACATTTAG TCCTTCGGGCAAGCTTGTCCAGTTGGAGTATGCTTTGGCAGCTGTATCCGGAGGAGCTCCTTCCGTGGGCATTATGG CTTCCAATGGCGTCGTCATTGCCACCGAGAACAAATACAAGTCGCCCCTTTATGAGGAACACAGCGTGCATCGTGTGGAGATGATTAACAAGCATATCGGTATGGTTTACTCTGGCATGGGTCCCGACTACCGCTTGTTGGTGAAGAAAGCCCGTAAAATCGCGCAGTCATACTACTTGATCTATAAGGAGCCAATTCCCGTCTCACAACTGGTGCAGCGTGTTGCAACTCTTATGCAGGAATACACTCAATCGGG tggTGTGCGTCCATTTGGCGTTTCATTGTTGATCTGCGGCTGGGACAACGATCGACCATATCTTTATCAGTCGGATCCTTCAGGAGCTTATTTCGCCTGGAAGGCCACTGCCATGGGCAAGAATGCTGTCAACGGCAAGACCTTCTTAGAAAAGCG TTATAGCGAAGATCTTGAGCTGGAAGATGCTGTGCACACTGCTATTTTGACTCTGAAAGAAGGATTTGAAGGAAAAATGACTTCGGATAACATTGAAGTCGGAATCTGCGATCAGAACGGTTTCAAACGTTTGGAC CCCTCTACAATCAAGGATTACTTGGCCAACATCCCATAA
- the LOC133836702 gene encoding glutathione-specific gamma-glutamylcyclotransferase 1 yields MAHFSGHQPPTEVPAHFKNLFTNGTLGGDEDSNNNNNNNAGNNDQENRPSNNNNADIASCWVFGYGSLCWIPGFTYNKCITGYIRGYVRRFWQGNATHRGTEDAPGRVATLVEDKEGITWGCAYRITGSTALEYLKQRECTLGGYATLETKFFPRVASHDTPFSGEAVEVLVYVATPENRHWAGDAPLAVIARQIANCRGPSGHNAEYLLRLALFMHDEIPGVRDEHLFDLERLVLEEIYRMEIPLSSVMGRNPDRIRRDSHEDLRRPPSFEFTSRIPETKLRCLNI; encoded by the exons ATGGCGCACTTTAGCGGACATCAGCCACCCACCGAGGTGCCGGCTCACTTCAAGAACCTCTTCACCAATGGCACGCTGGGTGGCGATGAggatagcaacaacaataacaacaataatgctgGCAATAATGATCAGGAGAATCGGCCgagtaataacaacaacgcgGACATCGCCTCGTGCTGGGTCTTTGGCTATGGCTCGTTGTGCTGGATTCCTGGCTTCACCTACAACAAGTGCATCACAGGCTACATAAGAGGCTATGTGCGACGCTTCTGGCAGGGCAACGCAACACATCGCGGCACCGAAGATGCG CCGGGACGTGTCGCAACACTTGTGGAAGACAAAGAG GGCATTACTTGGGGCTGTGCCTACAGAATAACAGGTTCAACGGCTCTGGAGTATCTCAAGCAACGCGAGTGCACACTCG GTGGCTATGCAACACTCGAAACAAAATTCTTTCCCCGCGTCGCATCGCATGACACGCCCTTTAGCGGCGAGGCTGTCGAGGTGCTGGTCTATGTGGCCACGCCAGAGAATCGTCACTGGGCCGGCGACGCTCCATTGGCAGTTATAGCGCGGCAAATCGCCAACTGCCGCGGTCCCAGTGGCCATAATGCGGAATATCTGCTGCGATTGGCGCTGTTTATGCACGATGAAATCCCTGGAGTGCGAGATGAACACTTATTCGATCTGGAGCGACTGGTGCTGGAAGAGATCTATCGCATGGAGATCCCACTGTCCTCTGTGATGGGTCGCAATCCGGATCGCATAAGACGCGACTCGCACGAGGATCTGCGTAGACCGCCATCATTCGAGTTCACATCCCGCATACCAGAGACAAAGCTGCGTTGCCTGAACATTTGA
- the LOC133838063 gene encoding myogenic-determination protein, with translation MTKYNNTNAMLTSSGSASGIKQEYSSYHQQQGLPTEYGYSSNNLQHANATHNPHQTLHHFFNRFNAVGDVNNAACTYNARQSTEQSKQLSMTSSPIYTTDYDDEDSSLSSEEHVLAPLVCASAQSSRPCLTWACKACKKKSVTVDRRKAATMRERRRLRKVNEAFEILKRRTSSNPNQRLPKVEILRNAIEYIESLEDLLQESTPTRDGDNLAPSLSGKSCQSDYLSSYAGAYLEDKLNFYNRHMEKYGQFTDFDSSSNANGSSLDCLNLIVQSINKSNTTSAPMQSVSSKPATTSASSVASTSEAKSTTSLHANFKKKCST, from the exons ATGACTAAATACAACAATACAAACGCCATGCTAACGAGTTCAGGCTCAGCCAGTGGCATTAAACAGGAATATAGCAGTTACCATCAGCAACAGGGACTTCCAACGGAATACGGATATAGTAGCAACAATTTGCAGCATGCAAATGCCACGCACAATCCTCATCAGACCCTGCATCATTTCTTCAATCGTTTCAATGCCGTCGGCGATGTCAACAACGCCGCCTGCACTTACAACGCTCGTCAGTccacagagcagagcaaacaGCTCTCGATGACATCCTCGCCCATCTACACCACGGACTACGACGACGAGGACAGCAGTCTCAGCTCAGAGGAGCATGTGCTTGCGCCCCTTGTCTGCGCTTCGGCGCAATCCTCGCGTCCTTGCCTCACCTGGGCTTGCAAGGCGTGCAAAAAGAAGAGCGTCACCGTCGATCGACGGAAGGCGGCTACAATGCGCGAACGGCGGCGTCTCAGAAAG GTTAACGAGGCCTTTGAGATCTTGAAGCGACGCACATCATCCAATCCCAACCAGCGTCTGCCCAAGGTCGAGATCTTGCGCAACGCCATCGAGTACATCGAAAGCCTCGAGGATCTGCTTCAG gAATCAACGCCCACGCGGGATGGCGACAATCTGGCGCCCAGTTTGAGCGGAAAGAGTTGCCAGTCCGATTATCTG AGCTCATATGCGGGCGCATATCTGGAGGATAAACTTAATTTCTACAACAGACACATGGAGAAATATGGACAATTTACAG ACTTcgatagcagcagcaatgcgAATGGTTCCAGCTTGGATTGCCTCAATCTGATTGTGCAGAGCATCAACAAGAGCAACACAACTTCAGCTCCCATGCAGAGCGTGTCCAGCAAACCCGCAACAACATCCGCATCCTCAGTTGCATCCACAAGTGAAGCGAAGTCAACAACTTCGTTGCATGCCAACTTCAAGAAGAAGTGCAGCACTTAG
- the LOC133838064 gene encoding alpha-tocopherol transfer protein-like: MSKLRPLEPLLAALALAECNEQQAEREALIATVRTWLAKSPYLRARTDEQWILAFLRRCRFSVEETKRRIDNYYSLRNVFPEVLGSRQVNDALMKQFDRGIHVIPKKPVSPQGARVIISQFCKVDPKQSSPREAFKLLFMMLELLAQECDNATVAGLFWVVDARDVNMEQMLQYDPFLLKKSFMFVDQCLPLRFMEIHLVNMIPSGQTVFNFVTSFLPAKLPWKFVVHKKSEDLYKHLPPEAMTIEYGGNNGYQAEALDYWREKLLSRKDYFEQDAQFGTNEKLRVGLANAWASGELSGTSGSFRKLEVD, translated from the exons ATGTCCAAGTTGAGACCCCTGGAGCCCTTGCTAGCCGCCCTCGCTCTGGCCGAGTGCAATGAGCAGCAGGCGGAGCGTGAGGCGTTGATAGCCACTGTGCGTACGTGGCTGGCCAAGTCGCCTTATCTGCGGGCTCGCACCGACGAGCAATGGATCCTGGCGTTCctgcgtcgctgtcgcttcAGCGTGGAGGAGACGAAAAGACGCATCGACAACTACTATTCGCTGCGCAATGTATTTCCCGAGGTGCTGGGCTCAAGGCAGGTGAACGATGCGCTCATGAAGCAGTTTGATCGCGG CATTCACGTAATACCCAAGAAACCCGTGAGTCCACAAGGCGCACGCGTGATCATCTCGCAATTCTGCAAAGTGGATCCCAAGCAGTCGAGTCCGCGCGAAGCCTTCAAGCTGCTCTTCATGATGCTGGAACTATTGGCTCAGGAGTGTGACAATGCCACGGTGGCAGGACTTTTCTGGGTGGTTGATGCACGTGATGTCAACATGGAGCAAATGCTGCAATACGATCCGTTTCTGCTTAAGAAGTCCTTCATGTTTGTGGATCAATGCTTGCCGCTGCGCTTCATGGAGATTCATCTGGTCAATATGATACCCTCAGGACAGACGGTGTTTAATTTTGTCACCTCTTTTCTGCCAGCCAAGCTGCCCTGGAAG TTTGTGGTGCACAAGAAATCGGAGGATCTGTATAAACATCTCCCACCAGAAGCCATGACCATCGAGTATGGAGGCAACAATGGCTATCAGGCCGAAGCATTGGACTATTGGCGTGAGAAGCTGTTGTCTCGCAAGGATTACTTCGAGCAGGATGCTCAGTTTGGTACAAATGAAAAGCTGCGCGTTGGCCTGGCCAATGCCTGGGCCAGCGGGGAGCTGAGCGGCACCAGCGGCTCTTTTCGCAAGCTGGAGGTGGATTAA
- the LOC133838411 gene encoding alpha-tocopherol transfer protein-like, translating to MRRPLSPTLAKLAEEELNETPDRIQQDIIILRVWIRQQPHLRARTEDDFLIAFLRRCRYSLEETKRRIDRYFTHYNLFPEVMSNRCITQRLLEINRLGVCLFPDLPKGNNRTALFVARFGHFDPNQYSLREIYHFTSMAVEIIALENDYASVAGICEIIDLEGANSDKMRRFDKVFFRKWWNFLHECSPLRVREVYVINMPKDIQSTILFLYNLLSAQVNYPIHVLKTPGELFEHIGKEYLPEEYGGTNGHMAESIAYMEDLLNSYRSYFEQDQQYGTIEELRAGEITTYEAEFGVNGSFRKLNWD from the exons ATGAGACGTCCGCTCTCGCCCACATTGGCCAAACTGGCCGAAGAGGAGCTGAACGAGACGCCCGACCGCATACAACAGGACATCATCATCCTGCGAGTGTGGATACGACAGCAGCCGCATCTACGGGCTCGGACCGAGGATGATTTCCTGATTGCCTTTCTGCGTCGTTGTCGCTATAGTTTGGAGGAGACAAAGCGACGCATCGATCGCTATTTCACGCACTACAATTTATTTCCCGAGGTGATGAGCAATCGCTGCATTACACAGCGACTTCTGGAAATCAATCGATTGGG TGTGTGCCTATTTCCTGACTTGCCCAAGGGCAATAATCGAACAGCTTTGTTTGTGGCTCGCTTTGGCCACTTCGATCCGAATCAATATAGTCTGCGGGAGATTTATCACTTCACCTCGATGGCCGTGGAGATTATTGCGCTGGAGAACGATTACGCTTCGGTGGCGGGCATCTGTGAGATTATCGATCTGGAGGGCGCCAACTCGGATAAAATGCGTCGCTTCGACAAGGTTTTCTTTCGCAAATGGTGGAACTTTCTGCACGAGTGCAGTCCTCTAAGGGTGCGAGAGGTGTATGTCATCAACATGCCCAAGGACATACAGAGCACCATTCTATTCCTGTACAATCTGCTTAGCGCACAGGTTAATTATCCG ATTCATGTGCTGAAGACGCCAGGCGAGCTATTCGAGCATATAGGTAAGGAGTATCTGCCAGAGGAGTATGGTGGCACCAATGGCCATATGGCGGAGTCTATTGCGTATATGGAGGATCTGCTGAATAGCTATCGCAGCTACTTCGAACAGGATCAACAGTATGGCACCATTGAGGAGCTGCGAGCTGGCGAGATAACCACCTATGAGGCGGAGTTTGGCGTCAATGGTTCATTTCGTAAGCTCAACTGGGATTAG